The nucleotide sequence CAAGCAAGGGATCGTTAACGGGTGATTGTGCCCCTTGCCGTACGGCAGCATCCCTCGAGCCTTCATAGACATCATACGTACCGAGGACGTCTGCTAGAAAAATAGCATCAAACCGTGCTTCTTCTAATATTTGAGCTAATTCAATCCAATATTCACTATCTTTGTACTGGTGCGAGCGATCCTCAGGGTGTGTCCATAGGCCAGGAGACTGGTGCCCCGCACAGTTCATATCAAAAGCATTTAAATAGATTCGTTTTTTAGTCATCTTCATTCACTCCTTATCGCAACACGGCTGTTTGTTGTTTTTGTACGGTTTGGATAAAATAATAAAGCTGTTTTCTCGTTCTTTCTAAAATCTCAAAATCAATGATTGGATTTTCTAAACTTTCTTTATTAATCTGGCTATCTAGTAAATAAACTCCCTTTAAGTTTTGCCCTTTTAGGTTTGCAAGTAATGGCTTTAAGGTGTACTCGATGGCTAATAAGTGGGCTGGGCTACCCCCTGTCATGATTGGGAGAACAGGCGTATCTTGAAGTACGTCTTGTGGCAACAGATCAATTAATGCTTTCAAGACCCCGGAATAAGCAGCCTTATAAACTGGTGAACCGATAATGACACCTTTTGCATTTTGGATGAGTGATGTGATTTCCTGTATTGCTTGGCTATCGTACTTCCCGTAAAATAAAACTTCCTGAGGTACATCCCGTATGGAAATGTGAGTAACCTTCAGTTTTTCCTTTTCTAATAAGGTACCTAAGTGTCGTAACACCAAGTCAGATCTAGATCGTTCGGACGGACTTCCTGACAATACAACAATGTCGCTCAATGTAAAACATCCTTTCAATGAAGAAAATTTGTTTATAAGAGTGTGTGGATGATTTTCCGATCATCTGTGAGCATATAAAAAGCCCTCTTTTCCATCAGAAAAGAGGGCGAACGTTCTTATATGTGCACTCTTATCTCTCAAGAAAAAACTCTTGCTGGATGTAGCACCTTCCTGACTAGGTCAGAGGTTGCTGAAGCGTCAACGGGCCAGTTCCCTCGGCTTCTCTTGATAAGAATATTGAATTTGTTATCCATCATAATGCCATAAAATGGGATTGTCAATAGGATTTAAGTAAAATGTGCTTAACAAACGCTTTACAAAATTCGTCATTTCCAAGGAAATAGAGAGAAATGAGCAGAATGTAAAAATATCGTAAATTTTCGGATAATTTAATAGATTTTTCGGATAGTGCAAAAAATGAAAGCTGTTACAATTGTTTGTAAGCGTTAACAAGTAAAGGGGGAAGAACAATGAAAAAGGTTAGCATTCTACTAGTTGGAATTATTGCTATTCTTAGTTTAGCAGCTTGTAGTGGAGGAGAAGGAGAGACCGCCTCAGGAAGCGACGTTATTGAATTAACATTATGGAATGACTGGACAGAAGATCGACCTGAAAATACAGCCTACAAGAATATGGTGGAGAAATTTAATGAACAGCATGATGACATCGAAGTAGTGATTGAGGCTATTCCGCACGATCAGTATGAAACGAAGCTACGAACACAGGCGGCCGGAAATCAGCTTCCGGATATGTTTCGTGTGTGGCCAGGAGCAAGACTTGCTCCGTTGGCTGAGGGAGGAGCGACCCTTTCATTAGATCCCATTAAGGACAATTGGGAAGGTGTGATTCCAGAAGGGATCATGAAGGACTATCAATTTGATGGTGTGCAATATGCTATACCAGGAAACATTAGCGAAACAAGCTTGATTTTCTACCATAAGGATATGGTGAAAGATGCTGGTTTTGAAGAAT is from Radiobacillus kanasensis and encodes:
- the ssuE gene encoding NADPH-dependent FMN reductase, whose product is MSDIVVLSGSPSERSRSDLVLRHLGTLLEKEKLKVTHISIRDVPQEVLFYGKYDSQAIQEITSLIQNAKGVIIGSPVYKAAYSGVLKALIDLLPQDVLQDTPVLPIMTGGSPAHLLAIEYTLKPLLANLKGQNLKGVYLLDSQINKESLENPIIDFEILERTRKQLYYFIQTVQKQQTAVLR